In Arthrobacter sp. MN05-02, one genomic interval encodes:
- a CDS encoding ABC transporter permease yields MALVAEPTQDTARQTGARPQGKPVGRTSPNLLGGLGGWVWLALIILPVYYVIITSLKNQAGFFGSNPLAPPTEPTLANYRTVLEADFVRYFVNSVVVTLGSVIPAVIVSFMAAYAVVRGSGRIIGSAHTLFLMGLAIPLQATIIPIYFMITKAQLYDTLLALILPSIAFAIPISVLILSNFLRDVPRELFESMRLDGCSEFTMMWRLALPLVRPAVVTIAIYNALHVWNGFLFPLILTQSPDKRVLPLSLWAFQDEFSVNIPAVLAAVVLSTLPLVVLYVLARRQLVSGLTAGFNK; encoded by the coding sequence ATGGCACTCGTCGCCGAACCCACGCAGGACACCGCACGGCAGACCGGGGCCCGTCCGCAGGGGAAGCCGGTGGGCAGGACCTCGCCGAACCTCCTCGGGGGACTCGGGGGGTGGGTGTGGCTCGCACTGATCATCCTGCCCGTCTACTACGTGATCATCACGAGCCTGAAGAACCAGGCGGGCTTCTTCGGGTCGAACCCGTTGGCTCCACCCACGGAGCCGACCCTGGCGAACTACCGGACGGTCCTGGAAGCGGACTTCGTCCGGTACTTCGTGAACAGCGTCGTCGTGACGCTGGGAAGTGTCATCCCGGCCGTGATCGTCTCGTTCATGGCGGCGTATGCCGTGGTGAGGGGGAGCGGGCGCATCATCGGGTCCGCCCACACGCTGTTCCTGATGGGACTCGCGATCCCGCTGCAGGCGACCATCATCCCCATCTACTTCATGATCACGAAGGCGCAGCTCTACGACACCCTGCTCGCGCTGATCCTGCCGTCGATCGCCTTCGCCATCCCCATCTCGGTGCTGATCCTGTCGAACTTCCTCCGGGACGTCCCGCGGGAACTCTTCGAATCCATGAGGCTCGACGGCTGCTCGGAGTTCACCATGATGTGGCGCCTCGCCCTCCCGCTGGTCCGACCGGCGGTGGTCACGATCGCCATCTACAACGCACTGCACGTCTGGAACGGGTTCCTCTTCCCGCTGATCCTCACGCAGAGCCCCGACAAGCGGGTCCTGCCGCTCTCGCTCTGGGCGTTCCAGGACGAGTTCAGCGTGAACATCCCGGCGGTCCTCGCCGCCGTCGTGCTCTCCACTCTCCCGCTGGTGGTCCTCTACGTGCTGGCCCGCCGCCAGCTCGTCAGCGGACTGACCGCAGGCTTCAACAAATAA
- a CDS encoding ABC transporter has translation MKVRGARAEGPSAWMVVPALAFFLVFAVLPLLGVVFLSFTNWNGLGAITWAGLESWQTALTDSVTMNALIVTLKIMVYSLVVQVPISLLLGVFTAGTQRYRAVLAVLYFVPLLLSSAAVAIAFKALLDPNLGMGPGLGLPFLAQNWLGSADLVLFVVIFVIAWQFVPFHTLIYQGGVRQIPASFYEAAQIDGAGRIQQFFHITLPQLKYTIITSSTLMVLGSLAYFDLIFVLTAGGPGYATRLLPLHMYLTGFRANDMGAASALGVILVVIGLGLALVLQRLGGKNRSSSQLEGA, from the coding sequence ATGAAGGTGCGGGGCGCCCGGGCGGAGGGCCCCTCGGCCTGGATGGTCGTCCCGGCGCTGGCGTTCTTCCTGGTCTTCGCCGTCCTGCCCCTGCTCGGCGTGGTGTTCCTCAGCTTCACCAACTGGAACGGACTGGGCGCGATCACCTGGGCAGGACTGGAGAGCTGGCAGACGGCCCTCACGGACTCGGTGACGATGAACGCACTGATCGTCACGCTGAAGATCATGGTCTACTCGCTCGTGGTGCAGGTCCCGATCAGCCTCCTCCTGGGCGTGTTCACGGCGGGCACCCAGCGCTACCGGGCCGTGCTGGCCGTGCTGTACTTCGTCCCGCTGCTGCTCTCGTCGGCTGCGGTGGCGATCGCGTTCAAGGCGCTGCTGGATCCCAATCTCGGGATGGGGCCGGGCCTGGGCCTGCCGTTCCTCGCCCAGAACTGGCTGGGCAGTGCCGACCTGGTGCTGTTCGTGGTCATCTTCGTCATCGCCTGGCAGTTCGTCCCCTTCCACACGCTCATCTACCAGGGCGGGGTACGCCAGATCCCGGCGTCCTTCTACGAGGCAGCGCAGATCGACGGGGCCGGCCGGATCCAGCAGTTCTTCCACATCACGCTGCCCCAGCTGAAGTACACCATCATCACCTCGTCCACCCTCATGGTCCTGGGATCGCTGGCGTACTTCGACCTGATCTTCGTCCTCACGGCCGGTGGTCCGGGGTACGCCACCCGCCTCCTGCCACTGCACATGTACCTCACCGGCTTCCGGGCCAACGACATGGGCGCGGCGAGCGCCCTCGGCGTCATCCTCGTGGTGATCGGCCTGGGCCTCGCACTCGTCCTGCAGCGCCTCGGCGGCAAGAACCGCAGCTCGAGCCAGTTGGAAGGAGCGTAG
- a CDS encoding sugar ABC transporter substrate-binding protein, producing the protein MRTTTSLLSAASAITLALGLAACGSSGPADPAADSDSPTMWALTGSSENIFRSSVEDWNEANADDKINQEFFANDAYKTKVRTAVGAGEGPTFIYGWGGGVLKSYVDAGHVSDLDQFLADNPEVKERYIPSVLENGVIDGKTYALPNNNMQPVVLYYNKQVFEDMGVEPPETWDDLMALVPEFNEAGIAPFALAGQSKWPNLMWLSYLVDRIGGPEVFQAILDGEEDAWSDPAVIEALTKIQELVDAGGFINGFSSIAADAGADSALLYTDKAAMMLHGGWVYQNLKNDAPEFVESGEVGFVPFPEVEGGAGDPANVVGNPANMWSVSSTASDQQKESALKYLKDGLFNEEYTQAMIDSGAVPAVNGIEDQLAASDDKDFVEFVYGLAQDAPSFQLSWDQALSPAQGDAMLANLDQIFIGEITPEEFADNMNATLGK; encoded by the coding sequence ATGCGAACAACCACCTCCCTCCTCTCGGCGGCATCCGCCATCACCCTCGCCCTCGGCCTGGCCGCCTGCGGATCCAGCGGACCCGCCGACCCTGCCGCCGATTCCGATTCGCCCACCATGTGGGCGCTGACCGGCAGTAGCGAGAACATCTTCCGCTCGTCCGTCGAGGACTGGAACGAGGCCAACGCCGACGACAAGATCAACCAGGAGTTCTTCGCCAACGACGCCTACAAGACCAAGGTACGCACCGCGGTCGGAGCGGGCGAGGGCCCCACCTTCATCTACGGCTGGGGCGGTGGCGTGCTGAAGTCCTACGTCGATGCCGGCCACGTCAGCGACCTGGACCAGTTCCTCGCCGACAACCCCGAGGTGAAGGAGCGCTACATCCCCTCCGTCCTCGAGAACGGCGTGATCGACGGCAAGACCTACGCCCTGCCCAACAACAACATGCAGCCGGTCGTCCTCTACTACAACAAGCAGGTCTTCGAGGACATGGGTGTCGAGCCCCCCGAGACCTGGGACGACCTGATGGCCCTGGTGCCGGAGTTCAACGAGGCGGGGATCGCGCCCTTCGCCCTGGCGGGCCAGTCGAAGTGGCCGAACCTCATGTGGCTGTCCTACCTCGTGGACCGTATCGGCGGACCCGAGGTCTTCCAGGCGATCCTGGACGGGGAAGAGGATGCCTGGTCCGATCCGGCGGTGATCGAGGCCCTCACGAAGATCCAGGAGCTGGTCGATGCCGGCGGGTTCATCAACGGCTTCTCCTCGATCGCGGCCGATGCCGGAGCCGACAGTGCCCTCCTGTACACCGACAAGGCGGCGATGATGCTCCATGGCGGCTGGGTCTACCAGAACCTGAAGAACGACGCCCCTGAGTTCGTCGAGTCGGGGGAGGTCGGTTTCGTGCCGTTCCCCGAGGTCGAGGGAGGCGCGGGCGACCCCGCCAACGTGGTGGGCAACCCCGCGAACATGTGGTCCGTCTCCTCCACGGCGTCCGACCAGCAGAAGGAGTCCGCACTGAAGTACCTCAAGGACGGACTGTTCAACGAGGAGTACACGCAGGCCATGATCGACTCCGGCGCGGTCCCCGCCGTCAACGGCATCGAGGACCAGCTCGCCGCCTCCGACGACAAGGACTTCGTGGAGTTCGTCTACGGCCTGGCGCAGGACGCACCGAGCTTCCAGCTCTCCTGGGACCAGGCGCTGAGCCCCGCCCAGGGCGACGCCATGCTCGCGAACCTGGACCAGATCTTCATCGGCGAGATCACCCCCGAGGAGTTCGCCGACAACATGAACGCAACCCTGGGCAAATGA
- a CDS encoding transcriptional regulator, whose amino-acid sequence MSESGVRTRATLASVAALAGVSTPTVSKVINGREDVAPATRKRVLAALRSSEYQPPGQRLALAPPASTLIDVAVDSVTTAYYSEVMDGILECAEAQGAEIILSKTGLTHLPAGERAEKMQASGRRGLLLVTSRWSPREIKDVKKRGIAVVVIDPINPPGPGVASVGATNWSGGKAATEHLLGLGHTRVAFIGGHPSAECSQDREHGYVAALLERGIPISEEYVLAGAFDPETGRQALARLLSLDSPPSAVFAASDSIALGVLAEAHSLGMTVPDELSVVGFDGTYISEQSSPQLTTVAQPLRDMGRTAVRALLREMSGEAPDATRMELATHLIVRSSTAPLRP is encoded by the coding sequence TTGTCGGAAAGTGGAGTTCGAACCAGGGCGACCCTGGCGTCCGTCGCGGCCCTGGCCGGAGTCTCGACTCCGACGGTGTCCAAGGTGATCAACGGACGGGAGGACGTCGCCCCGGCCACGCGGAAGCGCGTGCTGGCGGCACTCCGGTCGTCCGAGTACCAGCCCCCCGGGCAGCGGCTCGCCCTCGCACCTCCGGCGTCCACCCTGATCGACGTCGCCGTGGACAGCGTGACGACGGCGTACTACTCGGAGGTGATGGACGGGATCCTCGAATGCGCGGAGGCGCAGGGAGCGGAGATCATCCTCTCGAAGACGGGACTCACCCACCTTCCGGCCGGCGAGCGGGCCGAGAAGATGCAGGCGTCGGGCCGCCGCGGTCTCCTGCTCGTCACGTCGCGCTGGTCTCCGCGGGAGATCAAGGACGTGAAGAAGCGCGGCATCGCCGTGGTGGTCATCGACCCCATCAATCCGCCCGGGCCCGGCGTGGCGAGCGTCGGCGCCACCAACTGGTCCGGGGGAAAGGCTGCCACGGAACACCTGCTCGGCCTCGGGCACACGCGCGTCGCGTTCATCGGCGGACACCCCAGCGCGGAATGCAGCCAGGACCGCGAGCACGGTTACGTGGCCGCCCTCCTCGAGCGGGGCATCCCGATCTCGGAGGAGTACGTCCTGGCGGGCGCCTTCGATCCTGAGACGGGGCGCCAGGCCTTGGCCCGGCTCCTCTCCCTGGACAGCCCGCCCTCCGCCGTCTTCGCGGCCTCCGACAGCATCGCGCTGGGGGTACTGGCCGAGGCACACTCGCTGGGCATGACGGTCCCCGATGAACTGAGCGTGGTCGGCTTCGACGGGACCTACATCAGCGAGCAGTCCTCACCGCAGCTCACCACGGTCGCACAGCCACTACGGGACATGGGCCGCACCGCGGTGCGTGCACTCCTCCGGGAGATGAGCGGGGAGGCACCTGATGCCACCCGCATGGAACTGGCCACACACCTGATCGTGCGATCCTCGACGGCACCGCTCCGGCCCTGA